The Glycine soja cultivar W05 chromosome 8, ASM419377v2, whole genome shotgun sequence genome has a window encoding:
- the LOC114423697 gene encoding EC protein I/II-like isoform X1: MADTSGGDAVRPVVICDNKCGCTVPCTGGSTCSVSHACRCTNAGMTTGGGDHVTCSCGEHCGCNPCSCPKTAAAGTGCRCGTDCSCASCRT, from the exons atggcTGATACAAGTGGAGGAGATGCAGTGAGACCGGTGGTAATATGTGATAACAAGTGTGGCTGCACAGTTCCATGCACTGGTGGTTCCACTTGCAG TGTTTCACATGCATGCAGGTGCACAAATGCCGGCATGACAACTGGAGGCGGTGATCACGTGACATGCTCGTGCGGAGAGCACTGTGGGTGCAATCCATGCTCATGTCCCAAGACTGCGGCTGCTGGAACTGGTTGCAGATGCGGCACAGATTGCTCATGTGCCTCTTGCCGCACTTAA
- the LOC114423697 gene encoding EC protein I/II-like isoform X2, whose amino-acid sequence MADTSGGDAVRPVVICDNKCGCTVPCTGGSTCRCTNAGMTTGGGDHVTCSCGEHCGCNPCSCPKTAAAGTGCRCGTDCSCASCRT is encoded by the exons atggcTGATACAAGTGGAGGAGATGCAGTGAGACCGGTGGTAATATGTGATAACAAGTGTGGCTGCACAGTTCCATGCACTGGTGGTTCCACTTGCAG GTGCACAAATGCCGGCATGACAACTGGAGGCGGTGATCACGTGACATGCTCGTGCGGAGAGCACTGTGGGTGCAATCCATGCTCATGTCCCAAGACTGCGGCTGCTGGAACTGGTTGCAGATGCGGCACAGATTGCTCATGTGCCTCTTGCCGCACTTAA
- the LOC114423694 gene encoding peptidyl-prolyl cis-trans isomerase FKBP62-like, whose amino-acid sequence MEEDFDIPGGEEMDLGEDKVGEEREIGSRGLKKKLLKEGQGWETPEVGDEVQVHYMGTLLDGTKFDSSRDRDSPFSFTLGQGQVIKGWDEGIKTMKKGENAIFTIPPELAYGESGSPPTIPPNATLQFDVELLSWTSVKDICKDGGIFKKIVTEGDKWENPKDPDEVLVKYEVHLENGKLVAKSDGVEFTVREGHYCPALSKAVKTMKKGEKVLLTVKPQYGFGEKGKPEQGDEGAVPPNATLQITLELVSWKTVSEVTDDKKVIKKILKEGEGYERPNEGAIVKVKLIGKLQDGAAFLKKGHDEEEKLFEFKTDEEQVVDGLDRAVLTMKKGEVALLTIAPEYAFGSSESQQELAVVPPNSTVYFEVELVSFEKEKESWDLNTEEKLEAAGKKKEEGNVLFKAGKHARASKRYEKAVKYIEYDSSFGEEEKKQAKTLKVACNLNNAACKLKLKDYKEAEKLCTKVLDLESTNVKALYRRAQAYMQLTDLDLAELDIKKALEIDPNNRDVKLEYRTLKEKVKANNRKEAQFYGNMINKMTKIGS is encoded by the exons ATGGAAGAAGACTTCGACATCCCCGGCGGCGAGGAAATGGATCTCGGCGAAGACAAGGTCGGCGAGGAGCGGGAGATCGGCTCCCGCGGCCTCAAGAAGAAGCTCCTCAAAGAAGGTCAAGGCTGGGAAACCCCCGAAGTCGGCGACGAAGTCCAAG TTCATTACATGGGGACTTTGCTCGACGGAACTAAGTTTGATTCGAGCCGCGACAGGGATTCTCCCTTCAGCTTCACGCTCGGACAAG GGCAAGTAATTAAAGGATGGGATGAAGGTATTAAAACCATGAAGAAAGGTGAAAATGCTATTTTCACCATCCCTCCCGAGCTAGCTTATGGTGAATCTGGTTCCCCTCCAACTATTCCTCCTAATGCTACTCTCCAATTTGATGTTGAGCTGCTGTCATGGACTAGTGTAAAGGACATATGCAAGGATGGCGGTATATTTAAGAAGATAGTTACTGAGGGGGACAAATGGGAGAACCCTAAGGATCCTGATGAAGTATTGG TTAAGTATGAAGTTCATCTAGAAAATGGAAAGCTTGTAGCAAAGTCTGATGGGGTGGAGTTCACAGTCAGAGAGG GTCATTATTGTCCTGCATTGTCAAAAGCTGTTAAAACCATGAAGAAGGGAGAGAAAGTGCTTTTGACAGTTAAGCCACAAT ATGGATTTGGTGAGAAGGGGAAGCCAGAACAAGGTGATGAAGGTGCAGTTCCACCAAATGCAACATTGCAGATTACTCTTGAATTAGTTTCATGGAAAACTGTTTCCGAAGTAACTGATGACAAGAAGGTCATAAAGAAGATCCTGAAGGAAGGGGAAGGATATGAGCGTCCAAATGAGGGGGCCATTGTTAAAG TGAAACTAATTGGTAAGCTACAAGATGGTGCTGCCTTTTTGAAAAAGGGCCATGATGAAGAAGAGAAGCTGTTTGAATTCAAAACAGATGAGG AACAAGTTGTTGATGGACTTGATAGAGCTGTATTGACTATGAAGAAGGGTGAGGTTGCACTGTTGACCATTGCACCTGAGTATGCTTTTGGTTCATCAGAGTCCCAGCAGGAGTTGGCTGTAGTTCCTCCTAACTCAACTGTTTATTTTGAAGTTGAGCTAGTTTCATTTGAGAAA GAGAAGGAGTCCTGGGATTTGAACACTGAAGAGAAACTTGAAGCTGCTggtaagaagaaagaagaaggaaatgTGTTGTTTAAAGCTGGTAAGCATGCAAGAGCTTCCAAAAGATATGAAAAG GCTGTAAAGTACATAGAATATGATTCCTCATTCGGTGAGGAGGAGAAAAAGCAGGCCAAGACCTTGAAGGTTGCCTGCAATCTTAACAATGCTGCTTGCAAGTTGAAGTTAAAAGACTACAAGGAAGCAGAAAAATTGTGTACCAAG GTGTTAGACCTCGAGAGTACAAATGTTAAAGCCCTCTATAGAAGGGCCCAAGCATATATGCAGTTAACTGACTTGGATTTGGCTGAACTTGACATTAAGAAAGCTCTTGAGATTGACCCTAACAACAG GGATGTCAAATTGGAGTACAGGACTTTGAAGGAAAAGGTGAAAGCGAATAATAGAAAGGAGGCGCAATTTTATGGAAATATGATCAACAAGATGACAAAGATTGGTTCCTGA